One region of Luteolibacter yonseiensis genomic DNA includes:
- a CDS encoding response regulator transcription factor gives MTILIAEDDPVTREAVKELLEADGHHVIAAKNGLEAIATWKSQRPDIVLLDIMMPGASGYEVCRAIRSGDRRTPVVFLSAKSEEVDVVLGLELGADDFLRKPFGKHELLARVRAVLRRLEEPAAGEMMAFGPWRIHPKRLVAEKDGIRIELTVREVKVIQILTRRRGEVVSRDELLNACWGLEYYPESRTLDQHILNLRKKIEDDPSRPVLIETVRGAGYRFP, from the coding sequence ATGACCATCCTGATCGCGGAGGACGACCCGGTGACGCGCGAGGCGGTGAAGGAGTTGCTGGAAGCTGACGGCCACCACGTCATCGCCGCGAAAAACGGTCTGGAAGCCATCGCCACGTGGAAATCCCAACGGCCGGACATCGTCCTGCTCGACATCATGATGCCCGGCGCGAGTGGATACGAGGTTTGCCGCGCCATCCGGAGCGGCGACCGGCGCACACCCGTCGTTTTCCTTTCCGCGAAATCCGAGGAAGTGGATGTGGTGCTCGGCCTGGAACTCGGTGCAGACGATTTCCTGCGAAAACCCTTCGGCAAGCACGAGCTGCTCGCCCGCGTCCGTGCGGTCCTCCGGCGTCTTGAAGAACCTGCCGCGGGCGAAATGATGGCGTTCGGACCATGGCGGATCCATCCGAAGCGTCTTGTCGCGGAAAAGGATGGGATCCGCATCGAGCTGACCGTGCGTGAGGTGAAGGTCATCCAGATTCTCACCCGCCGCCGCGGCGAGGTCGTCAGCCGCGATGAGCTGCTCAACGCCTGCTGGGGACTCGAATATTACCCCGAGTCCCGAACGCTGGATCAACATATCCTCAATCTCCGGAAAAAGATCGAAGACGATCCATCGCGCCCGGTGCTGATCGAGACCGTCCGCGGCGCGGGTTATCGGTTTCCGTGA
- a CDS encoding M16 family metallopeptidase, protein MEYPATAATVETLPNGLTLILDPDPTAPVVSTQIWVATGSMHEGKHLGAGISHFLEHMVFKGTRDYDADTLADTVQAAGGHWNAYTSFDRTVYYIDGPSDSLPTFVKTLVNLVFFPNLPESEFEKEKDVIRREIDMGLDDPDNAASRLLFSTVFTLDPRRHPVIGHRHLFDAIRYDDLTAYHRERYTPDRCFAVVSGDFDAAEARKMIEELTAPCLTGCGLEPLVSKDAPQIGPRRGRDTFAIPTSRISLAWKTPALDHPDAPAYDVLAGILGRGRASRLHRSLREEQELALEISAFSWTGPGREGLLAISADAETAKRDGLIEAALHEVASVAASDLDDDLAKAKRQIAASQFRSLTTASGRASDLASNWHEARDLDFTRRYLAAIQAVTADDIRRVAATLSDERLSLTVLDPLEAEAPARVAKTGRVREEIQVHTLPNGLTLALIPDRRVPLVHLQAAVRGGLPSETPGTNGLNQLLASTLPKGTRTRSAQEIAVTLESLGASISANTGNNALLIQAAGLAPDFATIADVFAEVIISPSLSNDAIHREKASQLASLEEALQDPLHTGFSSLREAVFNGSGYGLDALGSVESLTALDQAALKEHHSRLFNASNIAISVAGDFEPASTLALLTDLFSTLPAGDAWTPPASHLGTAGNSTRHLPKKQAVITIGYPGTTVSGTDRFALAMIQEYASDMAGPLFTRIREELGLAYQVGGTQFLGYDTGLFTYYLATAPDQAELARRELLAEIAKIAAHGIPEETFDRVRSTVLSGLAIQQQSPAAVARHVVLDLLFGHPADQHRLLPAAYNALTCAQVREVAIRIFSVDATVVTVLPEE, encoded by the coding sequence ATGGAATATCCCGCCACCGCCGCCACCGTCGAGACCCTGCCAAACGGACTGACCCTCATCCTCGATCCGGATCCCACCGCCCCCGTCGTCAGCACCCAGATCTGGGTGGCCACCGGCAGCATGCACGAGGGCAAACACCTGGGCGCCGGTATCTCCCATTTTCTGGAGCACATGGTTTTCAAGGGCACCCGTGACTATGACGCGGACACGCTGGCTGACACGGTGCAGGCGGCGGGCGGACACTGGAACGCTTATACAAGCTTCGATCGGACGGTGTATTATATCGACGGACCATCTGATTCGTTGCCGACCTTCGTGAAGACGCTCGTCAATCTCGTGTTTTTCCCGAACCTGCCCGAGAGCGAGTTCGAGAAGGAAAAGGACGTGATCCGCCGCGAGATCGACATGGGACTGGATGATCCTGACAACGCGGCTTCGCGTCTGCTGTTTTCCACGGTTTTCACGCTCGATCCACGACGCCATCCGGTCATCGGCCACCGGCATCTGTTCGATGCGATCCGCTACGACGATCTCACCGCCTATCACCGTGAACGCTACACACCGGACCGCTGCTTCGCGGTGGTTTCCGGTGACTTCGATGCGGCGGAAGCGCGCAAGATGATCGAGGAACTGACCGCTCCCTGCCTCACGGGCTGCGGGCTTGAACCGCTTGTCAGCAAGGACGCGCCGCAGATCGGGCCGCGTCGCGGGCGCGATACCTTCGCCATCCCGACGAGCCGGATTTCCCTGGCTTGGAAAACGCCCGCGCTGGATCACCCGGATGCTCCCGCCTATGACGTGCTCGCGGGCATCCTCGGACGCGGCCGGGCGTCCCGCCTGCATCGCAGCCTGCGCGAGGAACAGGAACTGGCGTTGGAGATTTCCGCGTTTTCGTGGACCGGACCGGGGCGCGAAGGACTGCTGGCCATTTCCGCGGACGCGGAAACGGCCAAACGTGACGGATTGATCGAAGCGGCCCTCCATGAAGTCGCCTCCGTGGCCGCGAGCGATCTGGACGATGACCTGGCGAAGGCGAAACGCCAGATCGCGGCCAGCCAGTTCCGCAGCCTCACCACCGCGTCCGGCCGGGCGTCCGACCTCGCGTCGAACTGGCATGAGGCGCGTGATCTGGATTTCACCCGCCGCTACCTCGCCGCGATCCAAGCCGTCACCGCGGATGACATCCGCCGGGTGGCTGCGACTTTGTCCGACGAGCGGCTCAGCCTCACGGTTCTCGATCCCCTTGAAGCCGAGGCTCCCGCCCGCGTGGCGAAAACCGGACGGGTGCGTGAGGAAATCCAGGTTCATACACTGCCAAACGGTCTAACCCTCGCGCTGATCCCGGATCGCCGGGTGCCGCTCGTGCACCTGCAGGCCGCCGTGCGTGGAGGCCTGCCTTCCGAAACGCCCGGGACCAATGGCCTCAACCAGCTCCTCGCCTCCACCCTGCCCAAGGGCACGCGCACCCGCAGCGCTCAGGAAATCGCGGTGACGCTGGAGTCGCTCGGTGCCTCCATTTCCGCGAATACCGGAAACAACGCGTTGCTCATCCAGGCCGCCGGACTCGCGCCGGATTTCGCCACCATCGCGGACGTGTTCGCGGAAGTCATCATCTCGCCTTCCTTGTCGAACGACGCGATCCACCGGGAAAAAGCCAGCCAGCTCGCCAGCCTGGAGGAGGCCCTGCAGGATCCGTTGCACACGGGATTCAGCAGCCTGCGCGAGGCGGTTTTCAACGGCAGCGGCTACGGGTTGGACGCGCTCGGTTCGGTGGAGAGCCTCACCGCGCTGGATCAAGCCGCGTTGAAGGAGCATCATTCGAGGCTTTTCAACGCGTCGAACATCGCGATATCCGTGGCGGGTGATTTCGAACCAGCCTCCACCCTCGCGCTTCTGACGGACCTCTTTTCCACCCTGCCCGCGGGCGATGCGTGGACACCGCCCGCGAGCCATCTGGGCACGGCAGGAAACTCGACCAGGCATCTGCCGAAGAAGCAAGCGGTCATCACCATCGGCTACCCGGGCACCACGGTGAGCGGAACCGATCGCTTCGCCCTCGCGATGATCCAGGAGTATGCATCCGACATGGCCGGCCCGCTTTTCACCCGCATCCGTGAGGAACTCGGCCTCGCTTACCAAGTCGGGGGAACCCAGTTCCTCGGTTACGATACCGGCCTGTTCACCTACTACCTCGCCACCGCACCGGACCAAGCGGAACTCGCCCGGCGCGAGCTGTTGGCCGAGATCGCCAAAATCGCCGCACATGGCATTCCGGAGGAAACGTTCGACCGGGTGCGCTCCACCGTGCTCAGCGGTCTCGCCATCCAGCAGCAGTCACCGGCGGCCGTCGCCCGGCACGTGGTGCTGGACCTGCTGTTCGGGCACCCCGCGGACCAGCACCGCCTGCTGCCCGCCGCCTACAACGCTCTGACCTGCGCACAGGTTCGGGAAGTCGCCATCCGCATTTTTTCGGTGGATGCCACGGTGGTCACGGTCCTGCCGGAGGAGTGA
- a CDS encoding DUF5069 domain-containing protein, with amino-acid sequence MVLPRPTDRLVDCVWLPRILAKARLLAVDELPEEYASRFCHPSGVDGQFIAFFNLTRDELPAVCGRGDGEIGEWFLSSPERKSRIQEWNRIAVNLGRAGFPMAERLPVALSTSYRHLADRKLETVFQVLEADEEGGPELTPPAGP; translated from the coding sequence ATGGTGCTGCCACGTCCCACGGACCGGCTTGTCGATTGCGTCTGGTTGCCGCGCATCCTGGCGAAGGCGCGGCTGCTTGCCGTGGACGAGCTTCCCGAGGAATACGCCTCCCGCTTCTGCCACCCGTCCGGTGTCGACGGGCAGTTCATCGCGTTCTTCAACCTTACCCGCGATGAGCTTCCCGCGGTCTGTGGACGCGGAGACGGTGAGATTGGCGAGTGGTTCCTGTCGTCCCCGGAGAGAAAATCCCGAATCCAGGAATGGAACCGGATCGCCGTGAATTTGGGCAGGGCGGGTTTTCCAATGGCGGAACGTCTGCCGGTGGCCCTTTCCACCAGCTACCGGCACCTGGCCGACCGGAAATTGGAAACGGTCTTCCAGGTGCTTGAAGCGGATGAGGAGGGCGGCCCGGAGCTCACTCCTCCGGCAGGACCGTGA
- a CDS encoding aspartate 1-decarboxylase → MFREVLKSKLHRAMITGSDVDYEGSIEIPTDLMAAADLWPGEKVLVASITTGARLETYVLPGAPGTGHILINGGAAHLIKAGERVAIMCFALSETPVVSQNLLLDEKNNIVRQSR, encoded by the coding sequence ATGTTCCGCGAGGTCCTGAAGTCCAAACTCCACCGCGCCATGATCACCGGCTCGGACGTCGATTACGAAGGCAGCATCGAAATCCCCACCGACCTCATGGCCGCGGCGGACCTGTGGCCTGGGGAAAAAGTGCTCGTCGCCTCGATCACCACCGGTGCCCGGTTGGAAACCTACGTGCTTCCGGGCGCACCCGGCACCGGGCACATCCTCATCAATGGCGGCGCGGCCCACCTCATCAAGGCCGGCGAGCGGGTGGCCATCATGTGCTTCGCCCTCTCCGAGACCCCCGTCGTTTCGCAAAACCTTCTGCTGGACGAGAAGAACAACATCGTGCGCCAGAGCCGCTAG
- a CDS encoding TonB-dependent receptor plug domain-containing protein, which produces MKYQKTPLRGSYRSAIALLALLSHVPAQAEEKKQELEPLVISALRIPRDNATVTSAVTVLDPVELQNEGLFQLRDALNASPGVISTSTGGQTGAVGSLFIRGTTTAYSQLVLDGMRLSDSTTPLGNVLGAGRTYDVGRIEILRGPQGAIYGGESIGGVLWMETPYGSGDPHGSTTFEAGSFNSLSAHGMFQGRTGDVSYYLSGGYEETDNDGPRQSFHQANTALRVEGKIDSVWTVGTTFRAIDSSYDNSGNSQDHLDSALATIYATGKISDRWTSRFHAGYQQEFYDSDSSYGNFGTDLRAGSVSTDQEITLAENLRLLAGAFFHESSYENTIGTDESRERYGVHTALEWDIIENLTGTAALRWEDYDAYGDELTWRVGSIYNIASTGTSIRGGVGSSFRSPSYLDLFGSSFGAGNPDLEAESSIGWDIGVEQKIGANHRIEATWFHNHITDQIQSSPAPPVNISGDSDTDGLELGLRGDFLGDTVGYRLAWTYLHESLSDQPRNAATASIDWKPTDKSLVGIGATHLASHSWGGDPIDSYTVARLFASYQVTDKVKLHARLENAFDADYELASFFGSTIEGAGTGAYAGITVDW; this is translated from the coding sequence ATGAAATACCAGAAAACGCCTCTCAGAGGCTCCTACCGGAGTGCCATCGCACTGCTCGCCCTGCTTTCCCACGTCCCCGCCCAGGCGGAGGAGAAAAAACAGGAACTCGAACCGCTCGTCATTTCCGCCCTGCGTATCCCGCGTGACAACGCCACCGTCACCTCCGCCGTGACCGTGCTGGATCCGGTGGAGTTGCAAAACGAGGGACTCTTCCAGCTCCGCGACGCGTTGAACGCATCCCCCGGTGTCATCTCCACCTCCACCGGCGGCCAGACCGGTGCCGTCGGATCGCTCTTCATCCGTGGCACCACGACCGCCTACTCGCAGCTCGTCCTCGACGGCATGCGTTTGAGCGATTCCACCACGCCGCTCGGCAACGTGCTCGGCGCGGGCCGGACCTACGACGTCGGCCGCATCGAAATCCTGCGCGGACCGCAAGGCGCGATCTACGGCGGGGAATCCATCGGCGGGGTGCTCTGGATGGAGACGCCCTACGGATCCGGCGATCCGCATGGCTCGACCACTTTCGAAGCCGGCTCTTTCAATTCCCTCTCCGCCCATGGCATGTTCCAAGGCCGGACCGGTGATGTTTCCTACTACCTCTCCGGCGGCTACGAGGAAACGGACAACGACGGCCCCCGGCAAAGTTTCCACCAGGCCAACACCGCCCTGCGCGTGGAAGGCAAGATCGACTCCGTGTGGACGGTCGGCACCACATTCCGCGCCATCGACTCCTCCTACGACAATTCCGGCAATTCCCAGGACCATCTGGATTCCGCATTGGCCACCATCTACGCCACCGGGAAAATCTCCGACCGCTGGACCTCGCGTTTCCACGCCGGCTACCAGCAGGAATTCTACGACAGTGACTCGTCCTACGGCAACTTCGGCACCGACCTGCGCGCGGGCAGCGTTTCCACCGATCAGGAAATCACTCTCGCGGAAAACCTCCGCCTGCTCGCCGGAGCCTTCTTCCATGAAAGCTCCTACGAAAACACCATCGGCACGGACGAATCCCGCGAACGCTACGGCGTGCACACCGCGCTGGAATGGGACATCATCGAAAACCTCACCGGCACGGCGGCCCTGCGCTGGGAGGACTACGATGCCTACGGCGACGAGCTCACCTGGCGTGTCGGCTCGATCTACAACATCGCCTCCACCGGCACCAGCATCCGTGGCGGTGTCGGCAGCTCGTTCCGTTCTCCATCGTATCTGGACCTCTTCGGTTCCTCCTTCGGCGCGGGCAATCCCGACCTCGAGGCGGAATCGTCCATCGGCTGGGACATCGGCGTGGAGCAGAAGATCGGCGCGAACCACCGCATCGAAGCAACCTGGTTTCACAACCACATCACCGACCAGATCCAGTCGAGCCCGGCACCACCGGTCAACATTTCCGGCGATTCCGACACGGACGGACTCGAACTCGGACTGCGCGGTGATTTCCTCGGGGACACGGTGGGCTACCGCCTCGCCTGGACCTACCTCCACGAAAGCCTGAGCGACCAGCCGCGCAACGCCGCCACCGCTTCCATCGACTGGAAGCCGACGGACAAGTCGCTCGTCGGCATCGGAGCCACCCACCTCGCCTCCCATTCGTGGGGTGGTGATCCCATCGACTCCTACACCGTGGCGCGCCTCTTCGCCTCCTATCAGGTGACGGACAAGGTGAAGCTCCACGCCCGCTTGGAAAACGCCTTCGACGCGGACTACGAGCTCGCCAGCTTCTTCGGTTCCACCATCGAAGGTGCCGGCACCGGTGCCTACGCCGGCATCACGGTGGATTGGTGA
- a CDS encoding dienelactone hydrolase family protein, with product MATLTESFADLETTRGKMRVHLFIPDGGKRYPAVIFYSEIFQATGPIRRTAAALAGEGYLVAVPEVYHEFEPLGTVLAYDTEGTARGNELKITKEISSYDEDTDVAVAFLREHESCTGRIASFGVCLGGHLAVRAGLRPHVSAVGAFYPTDIHTGTLGLGKCDDTLARLPGMEASLLILFGRQDPHVPLEGRRLIRQTLEDGGVDFEWHEFNAAHAFLRDEGVRYNPALARVTMSLLLRFLAEKIG from the coding sequence ATGGCCACGCTCACGGAATCCTTTGCCGATCTTGAAACCACCCGTGGGAAAATGCGGGTGCATCTCTTCATCCCGGACGGTGGGAAGCGATATCCCGCGGTGATTTTCTACTCGGAGATTTTCCAAGCCACCGGCCCGATACGCCGGACGGCGGCGGCGCTGGCGGGCGAGGGGTATCTGGTCGCGGTGCCGGAAGTGTATCATGAGTTCGAGCCGTTAGGCACGGTGCTCGCCTATGATACGGAAGGCACCGCACGGGGCAATGAGCTGAAGATCACCAAGGAGATTTCCTCTTATGACGAAGACACGGATGTGGCCGTCGCATTCCTGCGGGAGCATGAATCCTGCACGGGAAGGATCGCGAGCTTCGGTGTGTGCCTCGGCGGTCATCTGGCGGTGAGGGCGGGGTTGCGTCCGCATGTTTCCGCCGTTGGTGCGTTTTATCCGACGGACATCCACACCGGCACGCTCGGCTTGGGGAAATGTGATGATACGCTGGCGCGGCTGCCCGGGATGGAGGCATCGCTCCTCATCCTGTTCGGCAGGCAGGACCCGCATGTGCCCCTTGAAGGGCGGAGGTTGATCCGCCAGACTTTGGAAGACGGAGGCGTGGATTTCGAATGGCATGAGTTCAATGCCGCGCACGCCTTCCTGCGGGACGAGGGCGTCCGTTACAACCCGGCTTTGGCAAGGGTCACGATGTCGCTGCTGCTGCGTTTCCTTGCGGAGAAGATCGGCTGA